TAAACGAGAGAGAAATTTTATTTTTATTTTAATAACAAAACAAACATGACAAGAAGATTACTATTACTTGTATGTGCGGTGCTGTGTTTAGGCAGCAACGTTCGTATCAGTGCGCAGTCTACATCTTCTACTACACAATCTGCAGAGTCTAACTTTGTAGAGGGCGTTGTGCGTGTCAAACTTCAGCGTGAGATAGCCGACCGTATGATTGCGGCTAAGCTTCCGTTGTCGGTAAAAGGCACTAACAAGAAGTATGTTCAGACTGGCGTGACCCCGCTCGACAGGGTCAATCAGAAAGTAAAGGCAGTCTCCATGACCCGTGTCTTTCCTTATGCCGGTAAGAATGAGGCAAAGCACAAGGCTTTCGGACTGGATCTTTGGTATGATGTCCATTATGAGGCATCAGGTATGAAATTGGCACAGGCAAGAAACCTGTTCCGTTCTGCTGAAGGCGTATCTTACGCACAGCGAATTCCTCTTTACAAGCCTATTGGCGGTGAGCGTTTCCTGGAGGTTTCTCCTGCTGCTGTAGCTAGGGCTGCCAAGGCTGCATCTACCATGCCTTTCAATGATCCATTGCTCAATGAACAGTGGCATTACAACAACGATGGGCATATCGCAGGAACCAAGGTGGGTGCCGATGCCAATGTATTCAAGGCTTGGGAAACTGGTGTTACCGGTTCTAAGGATGTTGTGGTTGCTATCATTGATGGTGGCTTCCAGGTAGATCACCCAGACCTGAAGGACAATGTGTGGATCAACACAGCCGAGTTGAACGGTAAGCCTGGTGTTGATGATGATGGTGATGGCTATGTAGATGATATCTACGGCTATAACTTTGTTATCAATTCAAGTGATATCAACGCTCACTCTCATGGTACTCATGTAGCAGGTACTGTAGGTGCAACCAATAATAATGGTATCGGTGTCTGCGGTGTTGCTGGTGGTAGTGACGGTAAGGGCGGTGTCAAGATGATGGTTTGTCAGGTATTTGACAGTCGTGCCAGCAGTTCTGCTGTAGCTGATTTCGGTGCAGCCATAGTTTATGCAGCCGATCGCGGTGCAAGCATTGCCCAGTGTTCTTGGGGTGCCAGTGTTGCAGACGATGAGGATAAGTCGGTTACAGAAGCTGTTGATTACTTCACCAAGAATGGTGGTGGCGACAAGATGAACGGTGGTCTCTGTATCTTTGCTGCCGGTAACAATGGCGAGGAAGGCAATTATTATCCTGGTTGTCTTGACAAGGTTGTGGCTGTTGGTTCTATGGCTCCAGACGGAAGCGTGGCTTATTATTCCAACCGTGGCAAGTGGGTTGATGTTACAGCCCCTGGTGGTTTGGAAGACAATGGTCAGCAGTATGGCGTATTGAGTACTTTGCCTAATAGTACCTATGGTTATAATGAGGGAACTTCCATGGCATGTCCTCATGTATCTGGTATTGCAGCATTGATTCTTTCCAAGTATGGTAACAAGCAGTTCTCTAATGAGACTCTCCGAACATTGCTTACCACTTCTGTAAACGACCTTTATACTCAGAATCCTGAGTACAAGGGCTTGATGGGCTCCGGTTATATCGATGCTTACAAGGCTTTGCAGGGCAAGGAGGGTAGTGTGCCTGAGGCTGTTGCCGACTTCACTGTTACTGCATCTCACGACAATGCTCTCATCGAATGGACGATTCCTGAAACCGAAGAGAAGAGCATTGATCATCATGTAATTTATTATAGCACAGAGGCTTTCACTGCTACAGACGACTTGAATAAGTTGAGCTCTGCTACTGTAGATACCAAGTTCAAGTATTCTGGCGACAAGATGTCTTATGAGGTAGAAGGCTTGAAGGCTTCTACTAAGTATTATTTTGCAATTGTAGCTTACAACCGTTGGGGTAAGGCTTCTGCCGTATCTCCAATCAAGGAGGCTACCACCAATGCAGGTCCTAAGGTTCAGGTAGACAAGAAGAACCTTTCTATGACCGTAGATGCCACCAAGGCTTCCACAGCCGAGGCTTCTTTCAATGTAAAGAATGCCGGTGAGGGCGTGCTGAAGTATCAGCTTACTACTGCTACGACCCGAGCTACTATGTCTACCAGCGGTCGTATCAAGAAGCCAAACCCAGGTCAGGTTCTTCCTTTCAGCGGTACAGTCAGCCCAACACTTGTGAAGCGCAACGCTGTGGCTACTTCTAACTATCAGGCAAAGGATTGGCCAGACACTTTGACTTATTCCAACCAGTTGTACAGCTATATCGGTGAAACTGATACCAAGCTGCCAAATGCTTTGGCTCAGTATTTCTATGTAGATAAGGCAACTTATCCTAATGGTTTCAACCTGACCGATCTTCGTATTCAGGGACAGAACGGACAGGATCCTGTGATTGAGATTTACGACGGTTCACGTTCTATCTCTACTGCAAGTTTGATTCAGAAGGTTAATTATGACTTCTGGGCATACAATTATCCTATCACCCTGAAAGAGCAGATTCACTTTGCTCCTGGTTCAAGCTTCTGGGTAGTGGCTAAGTTCCCTGCAGGCGCCAAGAACCCATTGGGTACAGGCAAGACTACCCGAACCGATGTTGCCCAGTACAGCTTCTATAGCTCTGATAACGGTACAACCTGGACTCAGCTGAGTGAGGTTCTCAAGGGCACCAGCTTCGAGGCAATAGCCAGTCAGCTCACATGGGCAGTACAGGCCATCAGCAAGAACCCAGACTGGAGTCAGGTTCTCAACCCTGAGCCTATCAGCGGTGAGGTTCGTCCTAACGAAAGCCAGAAGGTTACTCTGAAGAATGATGGTCAGAAACTGGTGAATGGTACTTACAACTTCAATATCCATGTCAAGAGCAATGAGGCTGTTGATTCCAAGCAGCAGGTTGCTTTGTCTATGACCGTGAAGGGCTATAAGCCAGAATTGCACAGCCAGCAGCTGGTTGACTTCGGTGACTTGCTGGTTGGTCAGACCAAGACCATTGATGTAGAGTTGACCAATAGCGGTTATGGTGTATTCGGTGGTAAATATGGTATGCTCCAGGCTCCAAAGAACTTGAAGTCTTCATCCGATCAGTTCAATGTGTCAAAGGGTGCCAATAATATTGCAGCCCGCTCTACCGGTATGTTGCCAGTGACGTTCGCTCCTACCAAGGAGGGCAACTTCAGCAGTACCATTACCCTGACCGATAAGAATGGTCAGCAGTATTCGTTCCTGGTTCGCGGTGTCGCTTCAGTTCCTGCCAAGCAGAGTGTAACTCCTGATGCTTACGATGCAGGCGACTTGAAGGTAGGCGGTGAGGATAAGACTGCTACCATCACTATCAAGAATACCGGTAATTATCCTTTGCAGTATGTCTTCCCTAAGTTCTCTTCCGAGAAGATAGTAGGTTCTACTGCCAAAGCACATAAGTTTGGTTATACTACCATCTCTAATGTTGCCGGCGACGAATCATTCGAGTATGAGCCAGCTCCAGAGTTGGCTGACGAGAAGGACATCACCTCTCAGTTTACCAACGACAATTGGCAGTCGGGTCCTATCAAGGTGGGCTTCAAGTTCCCATTCTATGGCAAGGACTACGAGCAGATTTACGTATCTTCTTATGGTGGTGTCTCCATGCAGCAGGCGGATGGCCGTATCTCTTGTATGGTTCCTACCGGCGATTGTGTACAGGGATTGGGCTATATTTCGGCTTATACCAACTCTGGCTGGATGGACATGGGTGCCAACAGTAAGATTACCTATGGTCATAAGAACGGTAAACTCTATATCAAGTTCAAGGATGTGGTAACTCCTGCAACCAATGGTGCCGGCGAAACAACTACTATCAGTTTCCACATGGCTCTTTGCCCTGACGGAAGTGTAGAGGTTTACTACGATGATTATAATCCAGCAGGCGTATTCGGTTCTGGTGGTCACAACTTCGTAGGTGTCAGCGATATTGCTGCTTCTGATCCTTGTATATTTGTTGATGCCAACAAGGTACAGGAGAGCAATGATGGTCTGGATGCTCCTTATTATGATATTGTTACTGGCAGCGCCATCAAGATTGTGGCTCCTGCCAAGTCTATGATCAAGAGCCTGTCAAGCACTGAAGGCTATGTAGGCAATGGTGAAAGCAAGGAAATCAAGGTAACATTGGCAGCCAACGATGAATTGGTGGCAGGACCTCTGACCAACTATCTCACCGTTATCACCAACGACCCAATCAACCCAAGTGCATCTGTCAAGTTGACTGCCAACATCGTTGGCGACAACCTGAAGGCTGAGGCTGCTCTCGATTCTACCAGCGTAGATTTCGGTAAGGTATTCCGTACTTCTGCCCAGCAGCGCACAGTATTGTTGAGCAACAATGGTAAGGATGCTCTCAACGTGACAAGCGTAACTGTCAAGAACGGCAAGTTTACTCTTGCTGAAGATATGAATGCGGCCTTCTCTGTTCCTGCAGGTCAGGGCAAGGATATCGTAGTAACATTGCCTACTGCCGAGAAGGGTACTGTAGAAGATGTTCTCGTTATCACCTATCAGGATGGTACAACCAAGGAAATACCATTGAAGGCAGAGGTGATTGGTAATCCTACCTGGAAGAGTAATCCAGAGAGCCTGGAGGTTGAAACTCCTTATGGTACCAACGTAAAAAAGACAATCCAGGTAACCAACGAGGGCGATGAGAACCTTACGTTCTCTGCTGAGCCTGCTTCTTGGTATACAGCTTCCGACCAGGAGGCTACTGATAAGTCTACTGTTGATTATGTGTTCAAGTCTAAGCTCGATGGCTTCGATATACCTTATAACTGGGTAGACATCACCAACGACTATACTGAGCACATGCCTTATGCATACTATATTGACAAGACAGACTTCAAGAAGGTGGAACTTCCATTCGAGTTCCCATTCTATGGCAAGAAGTATAAGAGCATGTATATCTACAATACAGGTTTCGTATCTTTCGATGCTCCGGTAGAGGATTACAAGCAGTTCCCTGAGCCACCAGCAAGTCTGCCAACAACAGAAACC
This is a stretch of genomic DNA from Segatella hominis. It encodes these proteins:
- a CDS encoding S8 family serine peptidase gives rise to the protein MTRRLLLLVCAVLCLGSNVRISAQSTSSTTQSAESNFVEGVVRVKLQREIADRMIAAKLPLSVKGTNKKYVQTGVTPLDRVNQKVKAVSMTRVFPYAGKNEAKHKAFGLDLWYDVHYEASGMKLAQARNLFRSAEGVSYAQRIPLYKPIGGERFLEVSPAAVARAAKAASTMPFNDPLLNEQWHYNNDGHIAGTKVGADANVFKAWETGVTGSKDVVVAIIDGGFQVDHPDLKDNVWINTAELNGKPGVDDDGDGYVDDIYGYNFVINSSDINAHSHGTHVAGTVGATNNNGIGVCGVAGGSDGKGGVKMMVCQVFDSRASSSAVADFGAAIVYAADRGASIAQCSWGASVADDEDKSVTEAVDYFTKNGGGDKMNGGLCIFAAGNNGEEGNYYPGCLDKVVAVGSMAPDGSVAYYSNRGKWVDVTAPGGLEDNGQQYGVLSTLPNSTYGYNEGTSMACPHVSGIAALILSKYGNKQFSNETLRTLLTTSVNDLYTQNPEYKGLMGSGYIDAYKALQGKEGSVPEAVADFTVTASHDNALIEWTIPETEEKSIDHHVIYYSTEAFTATDDLNKLSSATVDTKFKYSGDKMSYEVEGLKASTKYYFAIVAYNRWGKASAVSPIKEATTNAGPKVQVDKKNLSMTVDATKASTAEASFNVKNAGEGVLKYQLTTATTRATMSTSGRIKKPNPGQVLPFSGTVSPTLVKRNAVATSNYQAKDWPDTLTYSNQLYSYIGETDTKLPNALAQYFYVDKATYPNGFNLTDLRIQGQNGQDPVIEIYDGSRSISTASLIQKVNYDFWAYNYPITLKEQIHFAPGSSFWVVAKFPAGAKNPLGTGKTTRTDVAQYSFYSSDNGTTWTQLSEVLKGTSFEAIASQLTWAVQAISKNPDWSQVLNPEPISGEVRPNESQKVTLKNDGQKLVNGTYNFNIHVKSNEAVDSKQQVALSMTVKGYKPELHSQQLVDFGDLLVGQTKTIDVELTNSGYGVFGGKYGMLQAPKNLKSSSDQFNVSKGANNIAARSTGMLPVTFAPTKEGNFSSTITLTDKNGQQYSFLVRGVASVPAKQSVTPDAYDAGDLKVGGEDKTATITIKNTGNYPLQYVFPKFSSEKIVGSTAKAHKFGYTTISNVAGDESFEYEPAPELADEKDITSQFTNDNWQSGPIKVGFKFPFYGKDYEQIYVSSYGGVSMQQADGRISCMVPTGDCVQGLGYISAYTNSGWMDMGANSKITYGHKNGKLYIKFKDVVTPATNGAGETTTISFHMALCPDGSVEVYYDDYNPAGVFGSGGHNFVGVSDIAASDPCIFVDANKVQESNDGLDAPYYDIVTGSAIKIVAPAKSMIKSLSSTEGYVGNGESKEIKVTLAANDELVAGPLTNYLTVITNDPINPSASVKLTANIVGDNLKAEAALDSTSVDFGKVFRTSAQQRTVLLSNNGKDALNVTSVTVKNGKFTLAEDMNAAFSVPAGQGKDIVVTLPTAEKGTVEDVLVITYQDGTTKEIPLKAEVIGNPTWKSNPESLEVETPYGTNVKKTIQVTNEGDENLTFSAEPASWYTASDQEATDKSTVDYVFKSKLDGFDIPYNWVDITNDYTEHMPYAYYIDKTDFKKVELPFEFPFYGKKYKSMYIYNTGFVSFDAPVEDYKQFPEPPASLPTTETFYTNIICPFWGNHSMNTPSSDGVYYKAKDDEVIVSYKNYGNTMMQGMNFEVILRKDGSFKFQYNVDPDGFQLGVFGLCGIMDHTGTRGITPADMYITDGNAVEFSPYKNYVVAPGEQVEMPVELKANQLADTYDYELNVTTNDPSRASVKIPVKLNITGEAQAEFPEVINVEQPVDENAMDPSYYEFYVVNKGTKAFTITDVASEMFTGSESDDPDVEEPSAPEGELEVYAAQSNYGGDDGIDPGPMALSDDATAKAWVPYKSGMMAPIVVGTDTVKFRIAPYNVYEVHKKDFPLVFTVEGLNEETHTSTIKLNITEAPVMAFDPEELHIENVASDYKDTRTVNLMNDGEYKLTYSLSLDPSGRDAGNEYEDGNDPAPAYNVISYPSEDVAKNFVATCVEKISGKKGMVKALGLKKVKDDQKFIYDLPSGYEGNALYYPVLNPVTNAQAALMGTGAAALDENFYAATRYEAPAEGFNLTHLYFVGTVGDLENVDIEASVILGNDVTATEKTIGHGKIHITKEEPREDGSYQGAARMLEFDNPIYINPADTFYVVLKYPAGYKGSAMMATKDGDMETNRYMAHLKSLGGWVDIEALYDNAYSYGAFGYFMTCIEKEKGEPWIKLLNENKEGEIAPGEAIPVQFEVNAKSAYFAKNNKATLVVKSNDPYNKLYNYHIYLDKNAAPIITAPEGETTVPEASKAMVPVTVADAEGEAFTVSLEDAGGIAAVESYENEDGTQDGISESNGTYTVEAGGSLKLNVALVPDYGTAGKHTFTVNAKDESGNVSSVVVNYNVEHTNRAPEYVGATELAMKVGETSGQYNFAELFKDVDGDKMTYTASVEDASVATVFKSEDGFIVAGKAAGKTNINVVATDANGASTTGVIALTVDAATGISNVVAGASKGDITVNGDAENGNLNVTIGADADKVVLSVYSNAGQLMAQKTLQNVHAGDKASVALGKVAAGVYHLVANVDGKTSAVKFVAK